CCAGGAGTCGGCCCGTGGTGCCGACTGCTTCCTGATGCAGAGCCACACGGCCCCCATCAACAAGTGGATCATGGAACAGCTGATCATGATCGACGCTCTGAAGCGGGCCTCCGCCCGGAGCATCACCGTGATCGTCCCGTCCTACGGCTACGCCCGGCAGGACAAGAAGCACCGCGGCCGCGAGCCGATCTCGGCCCGACTGGTCGCCGACCTGCTGAAGACCGCGGGTGCGCACCGCATCCTCACGGTCGATCTGCACACCGACCAGATCCAGGGCTTCTTCGACGGCCCGGTCGATCATCTGTCGGCGCTGCCTGTCCTCGCGGACTACGTGGGCGCGAAGGTCGACCGCAACAAGCTCACCGTCGTCTCCCCCGACGCCGGCCGGGTACGCGTCGCCGACCGCTGGTGCGACCGCCTCGACGCCCCGCTGGCGATCGTCCACAAGCGGCGCGACAAGGACGTCGCCAACCAGGTGACCGTCCACGAGGTCGTGGGTGAGGTCGAGGGCCGCGTCTGCATCCTCGTCGACGACATGATCGACACCGGTGGCACGATCTGCGCCGCGGCGGACGCACTCTTCGCGCACGGCGCGGAGGATGTGATCGTGACGGCGACGCACGGCATCCTGTCCGGGCCGGCGGCGGACCGTCTGAAGAACTCCAAGGTGAGCGAGTTCGTCTTCACGAACACGCTGCCCGACCCGGGCGACCTGGAGCTCGACAAGATCACGGTGCTGTCCATCGCGCCGACGATCGCGCGCGCGGTGCGTGAGGTGTTCGAGGACGGTTCGGTGACGAGCCTCTTCGAGGAGCAGGGCTAGGACGTACGAGTAAGGGCCGTTCTGTCTGTACGGAGCGGCCCTTTCTCATGCCCGCGCTCAAGCCCACTCCCAGGGCCCCGCATGATCCACTTTGGGGGTTGGGCCGGCGCTGGGTAGACTGTCGAAGTTGCTCGGCGAGGGAGACCGCACTTCTGGTGCGGCGGTCCGTTATCGACGCGCTCTTCGTAGCAGGCCTGTCGTGGCCGGGTGACCGCCACCAGATCTTTCTGCAATACGAGGAGTGCACATGTCCGAGGTGAAGCTCGCCGCCGCGATCCGTTCCGAGTTCGGCAAGGGTGCGGCTCGTCGCGTCCGCCGCGAGAACAAGGTTCCCGGTGTTCTCTACGGTCACGGTTCCGACCCGATCCACATCACGCTGCCGGGCCACGAGCTGACGCTCGCCCTGCGTACCTCCAACGTTCTGCTCGCCCTGGACATCGAGGGCAAGAACGAGCTGGCCATCCCGAAGTCGGTCCAGCGTGACCCGC
The Streptomyces lunaelactis genome window above contains:
- a CDS encoding ribose-phosphate diphosphokinase, with protein sequence MTGIKTTGEKKLMLFSGRAHPELAEEVAHQLGVGLVPTKAFDFANGEIYVRFQESARGADCFLMQSHTAPINKWIMEQLIMIDALKRASARSITVIVPSYGYARQDKKHRGREPISARLVADLLKTAGAHRILTVDLHTDQIQGFFDGPVDHLSALPVLADYVGAKVDRNKLTVVSPDAGRVRVADRWCDRLDAPLAIVHKRRDKDVANQVTVHEVVGEVEGRVCILVDDMIDTGGTICAAADALFAHGAEDVIVTATHGILSGPAADRLKNSKVSEFVFTNTLPDPGDLELDKITVLSIAPTIARAVREVFEDGSVTSLFEEQG